The following nucleotide sequence is from Citrus sinensis cultivar Valencia sweet orange chromosome 6, DVS_A1.0, whole genome shotgun sequence.
ttttcttcatttttgactAATTTGACATCAAATTTTGAGCCAATTGCAGTAATAAGTAAATCATGAAACATGAACTAATTGCACCTTAAGAAAACACACTGCCATTATTTATAATGCTCACCAAAAAATTTGGTTAGGTTTCGATGATCTGATTTATATTAGcttttcattcaaaaaataaaactcaatattagttaaaattacgatgttaaaaataaaagtttttaacatttatggtaataaaattatacacGAATAAGTGTGCTAGATGAGTATTCTGAATATTCGTATATTGTAAAAATCCTAGATCGAACCTCATTTCTTAGAAAGTTTGTTATAACTAGAGAAGCAgcacctctctctctcatgAGAAGAATAACGGGAAAGCTAAACTTGAACAGCAAAACAGCTCAAATACTCTGAAAGTTTGTGGCACAAATAAACCTGCTTGTCATGTAGATTCGTTTTAGAAAAGCTAGAGTCCTTGACCTTGGCACACGTAAACAGCTCAAATACCTGATTTATTTTAGTAACTAATCACATTGCTGCTTGCACAACATAAATTCTTATTGAGTTTTCTATTACTAGAAGCAGCCTTTTTCTGGTGAGAAGAGTACTAGAAAATTAGGTTCAAGTATTCTGAAAGTTTGTGGCACATAAACCTGcttgttattattatattccTTAAATCCTTGATGCCATTTTATGGATATGGGACATGTGCAACGAACAAATGAATTATGTCAGCATACAGCTTTGCCATATATGGGCACGATAGTCATTTAGCATGTGAAAGATGTGGATTTAGAAGAATTCACAACCCATGACCACATCCTCCATATTCGTCCAGTGTTCCACCACTTACTTTTCTATATTCCTTTTTGCTTTCACTTGTtattctctcttcttttcaCTACCACCACAATCTCTTCTCTCTTTGAGAACTATTTAGATTTTGTTTCTCAAAACCTTCTCCCTCtgcctctctctctttcctcTCTCTCACACATACACACAATCTCTCCATGGCTGATCAATTCTCTTTATGTCTCCTTACAGTCATGGATCATCTTTGGTTTCATCATACTATTCTTTTCCCTGAACCCACTTCACTAATTCTTtcaaaaaccctaaaacccGCATCATTAAACCTCTCTTTACATGAAGTTGAAGGGACTCCATCACctcttgaagaagaagaagaagaatcacGAGACTCATCTCCAATGAGTGCTCAACTGGTATATAACAGAACAATAACAgtctcataattttttttttctttttttcccaacTTGGTGAGGATGGGATGATGAGAAACCTCACCCAAAACCAACTCTTGTTCTCTGACCCCTGTTATTTCTCAAAGACAGTTAGTCTCATGTGCAAAGTGCATTAATAGTCCAAACTTGGAGGCACTCTCCATCAAATAGCTATAAGCATAAGCTTTCCATTTTTGCTtactgttttttctttttttccaatttttgttACAAGGATGATGCTTACAATAATGGAGAAGAAGATAAGGACACGAACCTGGAACAAAGACCAACGCGATTGAATCTTACGAGAGGCAAAAGTAATCGGTCACAGTCTTCATCACCAGCAACTCTAAAACGTCTGAAAAAGAGACGCTACTCGAAAAGTTTACCGCAAAAGTCGAAGAGCTGCAGGAGCTTAATGGAGCTAGAACTTGAGGAAGTAAAAGGGTTTATGGATCTTGGTTTCAGATTCAATAAAGAATGTTTAAGCCCAAGAATGATGAGCGTACTCCCTGGATTGCAAAGAGTAAAATTGCATCAAGTTGCTAGAGatggagatgatgatgatgaaactGATCAACAAGATGATGAGGATTATGAGAAACGTGTAATGAGACCATATCTGTCAGAAGCTTGGCTAATAAAGAGACCCGATTCACCACTACTAAATTTTAGGATGCCAAGGGTCACTGCTGCAGCTGATGATATGAAGAAACACTTAAGATTCTGGGCCAAAACTGTTGCATCAGAAATTCAGCAAGAATGTTAATTGACAGCAATAACCTGCTGCTCATTAACTGTGACTACAAATGAAGACTGAATAAAGGGCTAAGCTGTAGAATGCCACTTTTACAACAATTTcaagtttgtaatttattaagaGATTTGTGAGTAATGGGaatataatttcttattgTTACACAAAGGAGAAAGGGATAATGCAATCAGattatgagaataaaattataaaaataaaaataaaaacatatggATTGACGGAAGGTCCTACCAAAAATTGGTGAGTTGTAAAGAACAGAAAGGGCTCTGGGAGAAGCCAAGTGGCCAGTGGCAGTATTCCATGCTGAGTTTGTTTGTATATGGGGCGTTGTGTGTGCgttattcaatttttcaatccatgtatttgttttgttctcaatgataatagtgattttatgttttcattaataattatggCCAAACCACATAATTGACAAAACCTGTGTTGCATGCACTTCAATGTTGTCATTGTTTTACATTAATTGATCATTGCTTCTTGTTCATAACTAGTTATAGAATTAGAGATCCATCTATTAAacaatgaataatttttcataattttgaaaacaatttataacataataagTGCCGCCATCATCTAAAATGAATTCTTTAacaatgaataatttttcataatttgaaTTCTTAGTGAACCACAACTAAGGAAAATTCTATGATGCcgttattaaaattacaacattaatgttttgataaatataaattttataaattaacataggattaataaatgaaaggtcaaccaattaaacaaatataagaGTAGTTAGTTGatgtttaaaaattagaaacaaaacaaacacttataaaaattataaatcaacattaaacttcaatttttaaaaatagtttacttattaatttatttgagcaaaggaaaaaattctcatcaattgaaaacaattggAATAActaagttttattaaattggtttaacataaattttatattcatgctagggcatttataattttttttcattttctatcataatatttatttactatacAAGTTAATtatgcaaaattatttttcttgatgtgGATCaagtcaaaacaaaataaaaagacattCTTATATTACTAGACATTtatgaaatatcaataaatttgaatctaatttttagttttatacatatttcatgtagttttaaattttgcttGTTACTTCTactaaaaaatcatttggtgTTACTGTTGAGGAGGTTTAAAAAGATACAAAATTAGTTATCttacaaaaaattttgaaaattttaaaaaatatagaaaaatattttttaaaatttgattttgagaataagTTTTGTCCCTAATAAAATTCCACATATAGCATCACACGTATTATATAAACccaaagttattattattcaatttagaaataaaaatagtaaatatataaggtaatcattattataatgagtttttacTTTGTATTGTAAGgtattattttgttcaataactcttataatatttacttgttttacattttatttacaagtcttctttcatttacataatttatgtcattttacacttaatgttgatttcTAAGGTTTATGTTACATCtgtaaatttatgttttgtttactaataatacattattttaccactcctatgttaatttacattttttaccttctatttataggtcttatgttttatttacttaatttatgttttacttCACACTTattgttgatttacaagttttatgttatatctataagtttatgttttatttaccaataatacatCATTTTACCActcctatattaatttacttattttacattctatttacatatttcatatcttatttattcaatttatgttttattttacacttaatattgatttacaagtttttatattatattgataattttttgttttatttaccaataatatattaagttACAACTATTTTGTCTTTCATTTATAAGTCTTACGTTTCATTTGCATCATTTATGTTTTAGTTTACACtcaatgttgatttacaagttttatattaagtttataagtttttgttttatttaccaaTAATATGTCAATTTACCAATTTTATGCTGATTCActtgttttacattttatttacaagtcttgtgttttatttacttaatttatattttattttacacttgatgTTAATTTAGAAGTTTTATGTTACATCTAtaggtttttgttttgtttaccaaTAATAGACCAATTTTACCACTCCcatgttaatttacttttttatcttttatttataagtcttatattctatttacataatttgtgttttgttttacacctaatattgatttaaaagctttatgttacatttatatatcttatgtttcatttatacaatttatatttaattacgGTATGAATATTGTGGTTTTAATTACGGCATTATAAAATCACCCAATAACTAATCTTTGTAAAGCAGTGCAAAAACAAAAGCTTAAACGAAaacttcactttttttttttttttggtatttgtaTACTTTTTCCAGTTTTTTGTAGGTAATAGATGAATAGATACTAGGCAATGAATACAGCAAGTTTTGTATATGTATTTTGTATCTTAAACATTAATGACAAACTTCTCTGATTCTGACGCCCTCTGCATTTTGTCTTTGTTCTCTTGGCCGCCAAATACTCATAAAATTCATCGAGatctcaaatatttacaacGTTAACAACGTACTTGATCTTCAGTCTTCAGTCTCAAATACTTGAGTAACAGCAGGATTCACTTGGCAATGTACCTGAATAATTATCCAAGACAATTCATTTTTTGGACACCTGCCAAGATATGTGAGGGGCCTTTACGTtccattttgaatttgtagTTTTTTGGCCCTTTGTTCTATTATTAGAACATTAATGGGTTTGATTTGTTCTCCGAATCGATTTGAAAGCCCTGTACGGCTATATTCTCTCAATGGAACCCCAATGGGCTTGATTTGTTATctcatatttttttgaattgagCTCCTAACAccattttacaataatatacataatttattttacataaatgaacaa
It contains:
- the LOC102612278 gene encoding uncharacterized protein LOC102612278, whose amino-acid sequence is MADQFSLCLLTVMDHLWFHHTILFPEPTSLILSKTLKPASLNLSLHEVEGTPSPLEEEEEESRDSSPMSAQLDDAYNNGEEDKDTNLEQRPTRLNLTRGKSNRSQSSSPATLKRLKKRRYSKSLPQKSKSCRSLMELELEEVKGFMDLGFRFNKECLSPRMMSVLPGLQRVKLHQVARDGDDDDETDQQDDEDYEKRVMRPYLSEAWLIKRPDSPLLNFRMPRVTAAADDMKKHLRFWAKTVASEIQQEC